In Brachypodium distachyon strain Bd21 chromosome 2, Brachypodium_distachyon_v3.0, whole genome shotgun sequence, one genomic interval encodes:
- the LOC104582801 gene encoding receptor-like protein EIX2: MEASEATRRGRRPFVSLSLEEAYGGATSSRRTVSDCKAIWASGKIPEKIGALVQVESLDLSHNELSGEIPSSLSALTSLSRLNLSYNRLTGEVPSGNQLQTLEDPAYIYIGNPGLCGPSLLRKCSQAKTIPAPREHHDDSRDVSFFLSIGCGYVMGLWSIFCTFLFKRKWRVNWFTLCDSLYDWVYVQVAVTWASWTRKNG, from the exons ATGGAGGCGAGCGAAGCAACAAGGCGGGGGCGGCGTCCATTCGTGTCTCTCTCTTTGGAGGAAGCATATGGAGGGGCGACGAGCAGCCGGCGCACCGTGAGCGACTGCAAGGCGATTTGGGCGAG TGGAAAAATTCCTGAGAAAATCGGTGCCTTGGTGCAAGTGGAGTCACTCGACCTATCACACAATGAGTTGTCTGGTGAAATCCCCTCGAGCTTATCAGCTCTCACATCATTGAGTCGCTTGAACCTGTCCTACAACAGACTGACAGGAGAGGTACCTTCCGGAAATCAATTGCAAACACTCGAGGACCCAGCATATATTTATATCGGCAACCCGGGCCTCTGCGGTCCTTCTCTCTTACGGAAGTGTTCACAGGCCAAGACAATTCCAGCTCCTCGAGAACACCATGATGATTCAAGAGATGTTTCATTTTTCCTATCCATAGGTTGTGGATATGTAATGGGTCTCTGGTCAATCTTCTGCACCTTCTTGTTCAAGAGGAAATGGAGAGTCAATTGGTTCACGCTGTGTGACAGCTTGTATGACTGGGTTTATGTGCAAGTGGCTGTTACCTGGGCGTCCTGGACAAGAAAAAATGGATAG